Below is a genomic region from Brucella pseudogrignonensis.
ATTTCGATGACTGCTGAAAATGCATTCTTCAACCGCTCGCGTCCGGCCTTTGGCCGATACACCGACCGCGATCAGCAACGCCGTTCAGGTGGTGATAAGTTCTGCCAGTTTGTCGGTTCACTGCTTTTTAAATCCTTTAAGTATCCCGACTACTGATCTCATGCACATTGATGAATTTGTTGCTGCCGAAGCGCGAAAGCCCTTCCGCTGGGGCGAGACCGATTGTGTCTCGACTGCTGACAGATGGGTGCGAAACCGTACCGGGTTGTCACCTCTCGCGTGGATGGGTCGGCAATACAGAGATGAAGCGGAAGCTTCGGCAATCCTGTCTGTGCGGGGTTGCTTTCCCATACTTGTGAACCGCGCCATGCGCTCGCAAGGGTTTGAAAAGACGGCATCGCCGGTATGCGGTGATGTTGGTCTGATTATCCATAATCAAAAACTGTGTGTGGCTATACATGCCGAAACGATCTGGTTTTCTCATGATGAAACCGGATTGATCGGTGCACCGCTCGATGCAATCTGGAAAGCTTGGAGAATTCAATGCCAGTAGCGATTTCTGGATTGATTGCAGCGATTGCAGGTACTGGCGTAATCGGTGCTGCTTTGCAGACAGGTCTTGCGGCAATCACTATGTTTGCGGGTACGACATTAGGTGGGTTGGCTCTATCGCTAGGTTTTTCATATCTTGCCTCCTCCCTCTTTCGGCCATCCCAACCAAAACCTGAAGATGTTCAACAGCAGGTGCGGCAAGCAACGCCCGTTCGTGTTCGTCACTATGGTCGGGTCAAAACCTCTGGTGCATGGATATTCGCGGAAGCCAAGCAAGGCATCTTCCATAAAGTGCTGGCGGTCAATCAAGGAGAGATTGACGCTGTCGAGGAATACTGGATTGATGACCATCAGGTTGTTGTTGATGCGGATGGATGGGTACGAACCGGGCCATGGGGAGATTGGTGGGATTTGCGCATTCAGGTGCGTTTAGGTCTGCCAACTGAGACAAATTATCAAAGCCTGACTTCGACCTTTACAGAATGGACGTCTGATCATCGTGGCGATGGCATTGCATCGCTTTATGCCATGCAGGATGCCGTCAATGACGATGATTACCTTTCATACTTCCCCAATGGCGTGAACACTAATTATCGGCTGGTTATTCGCGCCTCCAAGGTGAAAAACCCCAGCACAGGTGTCGTTGCATGGGATGACAATGCAGCATCCATCATTCGGGATTTCATGACGCACAGTGACGGCATGCGCTTGCCGGAAAGCCTATTCACAACGCCTTTAGCTCAAGCCGGCTGGGTCGCAGCGTATAATCGCGCAGGACAAGCCATTGAACTCGCAGCTGGTGGCACTGAGCCGCGTTATCGCCTCTGGGGATCATACCAGCTCAATGAGCGTCCTGCTGATGTTCTGGGGCGTATGCTGGCTTGCTGCGATGGTCGTTTGGTTCCAACTCCAGACGGTGGGTTAACGCTTGACATAGGCGAATGGGCAGAGCCGACAGTCATCCTCACAGCTGATGCAATTACGGGCTTTTCTGATGTGGGTCGCGGTCGAGATGTTATGACGACTGCGAACACCATTCGCGCTACGTTTCTGGATCCTACACAAGATTATCAGTCTACGGATGCGGATCCTTGGGCGGATGAGGATGCTGTATCAGAGCGCGGTGAAGAGGCCAAAGACGTTCAATTCAACATGGCTCCATCGCACAGTCAGGCGCGTCGCTTGATGAAGCTTGAATGGTTTCGTGCAAATCCGAATTGGGTTGGCACCTTCAATACTAACCTGATGGGATTAGCAGCATTTGGAGAGCGCTTCATTCGCATTCATTATTCCCTTTTTGGGATCGATAGCGTCTTCGAGGTGCTAGACTTCAAGTTCATTATCGGTGAAGGCGGTATTCTGCAAGGCGCAACCATTCAAGTGCAGTCCATGCCATCAACCGCATATCAGTGGGATAGCTCTCAAGAGGGCGAGGCACCTGTGTCATCTGAGACAGATGTCGATGATGGTATCCCTGTCCCAGCCGCTCCAGTCATTGCAATAAAGGCTGGCCCTTCCGCTGAATTGACCTTCTCTCCAAGCTCAAGTGTTCTGTTGAACTATATGGTGCGTTGGAGAAAGACCTCAGACACCGAATGGACAGTTTACGGCCCCTTAGCAAACGAAGCTCAAAGCCTCACAATTCCGAACCTTGCAGCAGCCACGCAATACGAATTCCAGATGGCGCTGCGCACTGAAAAGGGACGCCTCGGTTCATATGGGCCAAGTGCCGTCGAAACAACACCGGCAGTGGATAGCTAACTTACTGAAACAATTAGACCAAAATCCCCCTGCTAAAGCGGGGCGCTTTGCTATGGAGCAATCGATGGGAAATATTAAGGAACTCGGCGACAAAGCTTTCCGTGATTACGTCAATGATGGCGTTCCGTCGAGTGGAGCCAATAATCCAAAGAAAGCCGAAATCCGTCAATTTATATCCGAGATTGACAGACAAGTTGATGAGCTTTCTGTGTCTGGTGATACCGTTACGAAGGCAACATGGGCGCAGCTCTCAGCTGTAGCAGGCACAAGAAACGGCCAACGTGGTTATGTCGAAGCTGACAGCGGAACACACACGGACCCGGTTGTCGGTGGCACGGTCCAGAATAATGGCATCTATACGTGGTCCACGTCGCCTGCCGGTTGGCGCTGGCTGCGCTTTGATGACTATAACGCGCTTCGCATAGATGCAAAACGAAAAGGCATCGTGCAGGCGCAGGCTAATATCAGTCAAGTTAGCTTTGACGGTACGCAAATAGTCGTCACTATCGGCGATGGTCGAGCATGGGAAGGTTCTGACGGCGTAGCTGCTACTGCGTTCAGTGGCGGTACTTTTAGTTTAACCACGAATATCGGTTTAGTACTCGATCTGGATGCGCCGCTTGTTAATGGTAAAATTCCTGTCAGTGTCAGGAGTTATGTATCAACTATAGTTAATGGCCCGAACGGGTTCGTTGACGACAATAAAGTGCTTTTGTTGGGGCTGGCGAATTCTTCATCTTCTCCAGTTTTCATCGGATTATTGGCAGAACAGGCTGCTGTTCTCTATTGGAGGCAGGTGCCCAAATACCCCCAAGATCAGATACTGGTACGGCGGCTCAGTTCAGGCGGTCAGGGTGATCTATTATACGTTTCTATGAAGTCATCTAACAGCAACAGCGACCAGTATATCAACTATCGTATGCAACGCCTTTTAAGTGTTTCAAAACAATCGGATGTGTGGCGGCTTTCTGGCGTTTATATTGCACCCAGAGTGTCGCCGTTAAGCATTCCGATAGGCGCAGCATTACAAGTACTTGAGGCACAGTCCGAGGTTGAGTTCGCCGTAAAACAGGCGGGGAAACCTGATTTTATGGGCGGTTTAGCTCATGGGTATGAGAAACAGTTTAGCACGTTTATGCTCGTGGATGGCAAGATGGCTAACATGACACCCGGAGGTGACACGACAATTGCCGCTAAGCAGGTAGAGGTTGTCTCTAAATCCACAATATATGAATACGGAAGCGATCCATTGAAGCCGGTGGGTATTGTCTCGAAACGCTGGAAGTTTGAATATCCCTGGGTGGAGATCAGCACACACGTGACGTGGTCAGCGGATTTGGATGTTGATGCTTGTTATCTTGCAATGTTACCGGTCAAGCGCTTAGCTAATGACGGGGTGACGCAAGTAACAGATACGGCAATACGATCACCTGAATGGGTGCTAGAAGATGTTTCGACTGCTGGTTTCGAACAAGTTATAACGCAAGCTGATCGCTACCGGATATGGGGAGGCACCGGATACTCTGCCGAAGTGGAGATGCTTGAAGGATGGGATCAGCTTAACCGTAAGTCATACATATCGAATTCGCCCGGGTATAACAAAATTTATTTTGATCGATACGGGAATGTCGGCGCAGGAACCGTCACACCAGTGCAGTCCGGCGACACCATGACATGTCGATGGAGATTTAGATTAGACTTTGACGGGTGAAGCGATCAATTGGATAAGTAATCACCGCTTGTTATCGGGGTAAAACAGCTTCTAACAGGCGGGTCCAAGTACCCTTGACCAAATATGGTCAGAGGCAACTTTTTGTCCTTGATATGAGCGAACAAATAGAGAGGAAGCGGCTCATTGGGGAAATGATAAATATATTGCCCAACCTCTAATTGAAGCGATGAAACGTCATCGAACGAGAGAACCGGTAATTTTCGCTGTGCTAATATCGCTTCATTTAGATCGGACATGAGTATCCTCTGGTAAATTATAGAGAGATTGTATTCAGCGTCGGCTTGCCCGTCCAGCGGATTTGTCGGCGCCTCAGATAAAAACTGTTGTCATCCGATCTGTGGCGCGGCGCTAGCGATTTTGTCTTTTTGTGCCAAAGCTAACGACGGTCTGCCCAGAATGTGCCGCCGTGCCACACCTACCTCAGAACCGCTGATTTAACAGCTTCAATTCTTTTAAAATTTTCGCCTGACCGCCCACTGAGGCGGTTTTTTGTGCCGAAAGGAAATCACCTCGGCAAGCGCCACATGAGATAGCTAGCTAAAGCAAAAGCAAAAAATGCTGAACCCAAGAGCCAAAACTCAGGTTGTATGTTTTCTAAAATATTCATGCACGCCCCCACGTAACCCCTAACCGTGGCATCAATATTTCAGTGAGGTAGTGGTCACAAGTGGGTGTAACTGTCGCACTTTTCAAAAGTAAACCCCAGATGCTGGCGGGCGATCTGGGGCTACGCCTTGCACGATGCGGGTAGCATCAAAGCGCAATAGCAGCATCTCACAAAAATAGGAAAACACAATGGCACGACGCATCAACGCGGCGGGGCTTTCGCTCATCCAGCAATGGGAAGGGCTTAAGCTGACCGCTTATAAAGACGTGGCTGGTATCTGGACGATTGGCTACGGGCATACGTCCGCAGCTGGATCACCAACGGTCACACCGGGAATGACGATCACGAAGGCCGAGGCTTCGCGCATTCTGCAGAACGATCTAGCGAAGTTTGAAGCGCGGGTTGAACGTCTGGTCAAGGTTCCACTTACTGACAATCAGTTCGCTGTACTGAGCTCCTTCGACTACAACACCGGCGCGCTTCACAAATCGACGTTGCTCAAAAAGCTGAACAAAGGCGATTACGATGCAGTACCGGGCGAGCTTGCCAAGTGGGTGAATGCCGGCGGCAAGAAGGTGCAGGGGCTTGTGAACCGGCGTGCTGCCGAAGCTGGCTTATGGGCCAAGGGTGCCTTTGTCTCTTCAAACACAGTTACAGCGACGACGAAGGCCAACAAAACAGACGTTGCAACAATCGGCGGCACGGGCGCAGCGGGTGCGGCGGCAACTGTTGGGCCGGTCATTCCAGAGATTGTAAGCACGATTTCAAATCAGCAGGATGAGCTTTCGAGCGGTCAGTGGGTGCGTGTTGCAATTGCGGCTGTAATTGTCGGGCTTACTCTCTGGGGCATATATCGAAAGATCAAATCATGATCTGGGCGCTAATCCCCAACCGGTTGAAGATCGTCGCCGCCGCTGTTCTGGCGGCATTTTTGTGTCTGGCTGCTGGATATGCGGCCGGAACAATCAAAGAGCGTCAGCGGTCAGCATTGGCCGCAGCAGAAGCAACCGCAAAGGCAATCCAAAAGAGGGCGGATATAGATGAGGAAGTTATCAATATGGATGCTGTTGCTCTGTGCAAGCGCCTTGGCGGGGTGCGCGAGCAATGCGACGAACTGCGCGGGCTGGAAGCAGATAAGCCTTAAGCCTGACACTGCCGTCTATCTCGCCGGTAACGATCTAAAGGCGGGGCAGGGGATTGCAGGACATAATCAATTCGGGAAATCGCGGGGCTGCTGGTAATGACAATCCCGAAATTTCAGTGGACCATAAATCTTAATACCGTTTTACAGGTGATAACTCTTGCCGGGGTTGTCGGTGGATGGATTTACATATGGGCCAATACAGAGCGAGATATTGACGAGCTTCAAGCGTGGCGCGTCGATCATGAGCTTTTGCACAAAGAGCGCCTCGCAGATGTGAAGGCAAATGAAGCCCGGCAGGATGAGCGCATGAAAGGTATCGAAGCCGATGTGCGTAAGTTAACTGGTATCACTGATAATCTTGCCTACAGGGTTGCAGCCAACGAACAGGCCACGTCAAACACGTCTGAGACTGTCAGTAAAATTCAGGACACGCTCGCGCAACTTGGCGGCGACATGCGTGTTGTGAAAGAGATATTGCAGAGGATCGAAGCAGGACAGAAGAAGGGGCATTAACTTATTCGTCCGGGTCGGTTCCGCTCTCACCCATGTAAACGCCATGAGCCGCTTGAAGCATGACCTTTGCTGCTTCCAATCGGTCCCACCCTGCGGCCTCGGCTTCGTCTAAGGCATCGACAACCTTTGCCGCCATTTCTGCCTCACATTCGAGATTACGATCCGGATATTTGCCTTCGCGCCTTGGTCTGTTCATTGCATCCTCCTGTTTTCCAAGAAGGTAGGGCAACTACGGATTTAGGCTATATCTGCGAGAGATCGGCGTTGAGGCGGTTCGGGATGAAACTCGAGCTTTCCTTGTTCCTGCAAGGTTTCAAACATGAGGACAATTGTGTCAATGGCCTCTTGTTTACTGTCACATAAGCCGTAGGGTAGTTTGGAAAATGGGTTTCGGCTAGCGCTCAGATACCACCCCCACATGCCCGCACTAGGTCCATGTTCATTTCTCAAAAGTCGGGCAAAAGTTCCTCGTTCGCAATAGGCGATAAAATCCCCCGGGGCTGTTTGTCCGCCAATAACGGTGCGCTTCCATTCTAGTTTAATCATCGTTCCGGGTTCCCATAGCTTATGAAGTTTCCGGTTCTATTGCCGCATTTGCTGCATACGATTCGTTTTTCCAGTTCTTCCAGCGTCTGCCATTCACCAAAACGCACGGCCATTAACGGCGCTGTCTTCTCGTAGTGGTGATTGCATTTCGCACAGGTGAACCGGACGACATTGGTGTGTCTCAGGTTCTTAAGGACGGTTTTCATTTAATGACGGTTGGTTTCCAGCCACGAGTAAAGCCCATCGACATTGCAAGGCTGGCATACTCGATCTCTTTGACGAGGAAGTCGCGGTCTTTTAGAAGCGCTTCAATTGCTGCCCGCACATCGCCCTTGTGATATGCAAGTACCAGCTCAATTTCATTGTCATATTCATTTTCTTGCGCAAACGCATTCATTGTACTGCTCCGTTAAAAAGCAGATACACACGCCAATCGTATATCTGTGTTAGTCTCGACCGCCATCGATGTTCTTATTTTGTTCATGCTAGTAGAAAGAGTCAATACGCCGCATGCACGGAAGAAAATTATTTTGCGTGAAGGGTTGGAAGGTGAACCGATTGCCACACCCGACTTAGGTGTGGCGGAACACGTTGAGAACCGATTGCCACACCTTGAAAAATATCAAAGCGTTTTCAATTGCTTATAATGATCTTACAAAAATGTTGGAGGCCTCACCCGGAATCGAACCGGGGTGCAAGGATTTGCAGTCCTCTGCGTAACCACTCCGCCA
It encodes:
- a CDS encoding DUF6950 family protein translates to MHIDEFVAAEARKPFRWGETDCVSTADRWVRNRTGLSPLAWMGRQYRDEAEASAILSVRGCFPILVNRAMRSQGFEKTASPVCGDVGLIIHNQKLCVAIHAETIWFSHDETGLIGAPLDAIWKAWRIQCQ
- a CDS encoding lysozyme, with the translated sequence MARRINAAGLSLIQQWEGLKLTAYKDVAGIWTIGYGHTSAAGSPTVTPGMTITKAEASRILQNDLAKFEARVERLVKVPLTDNQFAVLSSFDYNTGALHKSTLLKKLNKGDYDAVPGELAKWVNAGGKKVQGLVNRRAAEAGLWAKGAFVSSNTVTATTKANKTDVATIGGTGAAGAAATVGPVIPEIVSTISNQQDELSSGQWVRVAIAAVIVGLTLWGIYRKIKS